The genomic segment TAGTCGTTCATGGCCAGCTGGTAGCCGCGGGCAGCGGCGCGCGCTGCGGCCGCGCCGACGTCGTCGCCGAGATCGTTGTCCTCGGCCTTGACCACCACGCTGGTGGCCAGCCGCAGGAGATCCCACTCGAAGGGACCCCGCGCCGTCTCGTCGAAGTCGCGGACGTCGAACGCGAGTGTGCGCTCCGGCGTTGCCCAGAGCCCGAAGTTCAAGACGTGGGCGTCACCGCACAGCTGCACGTCCAGTCCAGAGTCGGGACGGGCCATGAGGTCGGTCGCCATGACCGATGCCACACCTCGCAGGTAGGTCCACGGCGACGCGGCCATACGCCCGTATCGGATCGGCAGCAGGCGGGTGACGCGGTCAACGTCTTGGTCGCGCAGCACCTCGCGTGCGCTCCGCTCGCGTCCGCTCGGGTCCCACTGGCCGACGGTCCGTCGAGGCAGCACCTTGCGGGCTGCCCGGCCGGCTTCCCGTGCGGCGGCGCGGGCCGTGACGCGGTCGTCGTTGGTGGCCCGGGGGTCGATGGCACCCACGGGAACATCTCGGTGACGAGCACCGGCGGGCCGTTGGCGTGTCGGCGGAGCAACGACGCCGCTGTCCCTGCGACGCCGAACGCATCGAACACCGGGAGCAGCCGGGCCATCGTCGCCCGACCGGTGCACGCCAACTTCGCCAGCCCGACCCCAGCCCGAGCAAGGCGACGAGGCCCAGCGAGACCCACTCCGGCTGCAACAGCATGGCGAGCCCGACGGCGGGTGCGACGTGTCCGGTCAGCGTGATGACCGGGCCGAAGTGCGACGTCAGGTTCGTGATCTCATGCACCTGGCCCGTCGCTGCTTTGAGCTGACTTGCTGCTCGGGATCGAGAGTGCCTGCTATTGCATCGCTGCCGCTGAGATGTCCGGATTGCGCCGCATGAACTCGACGAGCGTCGGCATGTAGGACTCAACCGGGGGACAGGCCACCCCGGTGTCGTCGAGGTCGGCCTGGTTGGCAGTGAGGTAGTAGGTGGGGTGGTTGAGGTAGGCGATGGTGCTGGAAGGAATGCGCAGCAGGCTGTGCACCCCGGGCACGTGGTCGATCGCGAACCGGGCCAGACCGGCCGGCAGCGGAACCGGGATCATTCGGCACCCGACGGCGTCGGCCATAGTGGCGTAGAGCTCGGCCACGGTGAGAGGTCGAGGATCGGCCAAATTGTAGACACGCCCAGACGAGCGATCCGTAGCCGACAAGGTGGCGATGGCTTCGATGACAAAGTCGCTCGGCACGATGTTGAAACGGTGCAGGGTGGGGTCCCCGACGGTGGGCATCACCGCCCAACGACCCTGTCGCAAAAGCAATTGAAGCGCGTAGTAAGGACCGTCGTACTTCTGGGTCTGCCCGGTGGTGCTGTCACCGACCACCACAGAGGGGCGGTAAATCGTGGTGGGCATGCCCTGGTCTCGTCGGGTTTGCACCTCCACCTCGGCCAGGAACTTGGTTTCTTCGTAGTAGTTGTTGAACTGCTGCCCAACGTCGAGGTCGTCCTCGCCAAACGCGCCGGCATAGCGGCCGCTGACGTAGCACGTGCTGACGTAATGGAACCGCTGTAAGGAATCTGCTCGCTCGGCGAAGTCCAAGACGTTGCGGGTGCCCTCGACATTCACTCTCATGGCCACATCGCGAGGCACGCTGAGGTCGTAGACAGCAGCCAAGTGCCACACTTCGGTCACGCCGGCTGCCAGTGCCGTCGGGTCGTCGAGGCCGAGCCCCGGGACGGTGATGTCACCTGTGACCAGATCAATCCGACCGGCCAGGTCTGGGTTTGCCTCGACCAGTTCCTCCAGCTGCCGTGTGGCGAGATCTGCGAAGTTCGACTGGATGAGACACGTCACTGTTGAGTTCGGCAAACGGGAGAGCACTCTCGGCAGCAATTGCACGCCCAGGAAGCCGGGGAAGCCAGTGAACAGAAGAGTGGACATAGGGCCAAGGTAGCTGGTTCAGGTGATCTTCCGGATCCGATGGTTGGTGGTGTCGGCGACGTAGACGGTGCCGTCGGGGGCGACTGCCACCCCGGTCGGGGCTGAGAATTGGGCGGTGTTGCGGTGACGGTGTGGACCTCATTCGCGGTGGCGCGCTGGGCCGTGTGCGGATGCGTACGCGGAGGGGCCGGCCTGCTTGATTCTCGACGATCGGTTTGTCGGCCCGAGAGACCAGACTGCCTTGTAAAGCTAATGGACAATGTTAGTATTTCAAGGTGATCTTGCGTGATCGAGCCCGAGAGCGGTTGAGCGCTGCATTGGGACGGTCTCCGGTGGTGGTGCTCACGGGCCCGCGCCAGGCCGGCAAGACGACGCTTGCTCGCCAAGTGGTTACCTCTCCAGCTTCGAACTTCTTTGATCTGGAGGACCCACGGGACGACGCGCGACTTGGTGACCCGACGCTGACGTTGCCGGCGCTCGAGGGCACAATCGTCATCGATGAGGCGCAACGACGCGAAGATCTGTTTCCGATCCTGAGGGTGCTTGTTGATGCTGATCGCCGGAACGGTCGATTCCTGGTTCTTGGGTCGGCTTCCCCCGATCTCGTCGGTTTGACGTCGGAGAGCCTCGCCGGCAGGGTCAGCCTGTTGGAGCTCCCCGGTCTGCACGTCACTGATGTTGGTGCCGACCGGCTTGATGAGCTGTGGACCCGTGGTGGCCTGCCTCCGTCGTTCACAGCCGACGACGACGAGGCTTCGGCTATGTGGCGTGAGGACTACGTTCGGACGTTCCTCGAGCGAGACCTCGCCAACCTCGGCGTGCGGATCCCGGCTACGACCATGCGTCGGTTCTGGACCATGGTCGCCCACTACCACGGCCAGACCTGGAATGGTGCCGAGCTGGCCCGCAGCCTCGCTGTTTCAGAGCCCACCGTCCGCCGCTATCTGGACGCGTTGACCGACGCGCTCGTCATCCGGCAGCTCCAACCGTGGCATGCCAATGTCGGCAAGCGTCAAGTGCGGTCGCCGAAGGTTTATGTCCGCGACAGTGGGCTCTTGCATCGTCTGCTCGGCCTCGATGACCGGGACGCGGTGTTGAGCCACCCCAAGCTTGGCGCGAGTTGGGAAGGGTTCGTGATCGAGCAACTGCTCACCCGTGCAGCCATGAAAGATGCGTGGTTCTGGGGAACTCACGCCGGCGCCGAAATCGATCTCGTCTTTCAACATGGGAGTGAGTGGATCGGCGTGGAGATCAAGCGCTCCGATGCACCCCGAATGACAGCTTCCATTCGAAACGCCATCGATGACCTCAACCTCAGCCGGGTGATCGTCGTCCACGCTGGTAGCACGCGGTACCCAATCACCAGCCGGGTCGAGGCCGTCGGCGCGGCCGAGATACTCAGTGACGGCCTCAGTGCCTGATCGGCGGGTTGCCACGGCACTCCCAGCGCCCAAGTCACGAATGGTCGGACTGCTCGCCGCTGACCCGATCGAGATCAGTCGATCAGTTGGACCTCGCTCGGTCGCCAGGTCTGATCGAACCAGGCGTCGAGCGGTCCGTAGAGACGCAGGTACGTGAACCAGCTCTTGCCCGGCACGGTCGCGATCCAGTTCACCTTGTCACCATCCGGGGCCGTCGGTCCGAAGTGCAGATCGACGGAGCCGTCGGCATTGACGACGAGGCCGTCGCGCTTGTTGTTCGTGCTGGGCATCGGCTGGGAGGTCTGCAGCTCGGACCGGGTCTGTGGGTCGTACGCAACGACCGACCAGAAGTCCTTGGCCGGCACGTTGGCCGGAAGGGCCAGTCGGTATGTCTTGGCGCCGTCGAATGGGTGGCCGGCGCTGTCGGTCGAAACGCCTGCGTACTGAGACCCGACACCGATCATCTTCATCATCATCGCCGGGGTGTTCAACGTTGCTTGGTAGAAGAACAAGGTGCGGGCGTCCAGGTTGCGGCCCCCCCCGTCGCCGCCGTCCTTGAGCCACTCGTAGCTGCCCCCGGGGATTGGGTACCACCAGCCGCTGTCCGGGTAGATGCAGCAGCTCTCGTCCCTCAGCCGGAGCGC from the Candidatus Microthrix subdominans genome contains:
- a CDS encoding SDR family oxidoreductase produces the protein MSTLLFTGFPGFLGVQLLPRVLSRLPNSTVTCLIQSNFADLATRQLEELVEANPDLAGRIDLVTGDITVPGLGLDDPTALAAGVTEVWHLAAVYDLSVPRDVAMRVNVEGTRNVLDFAERADSLQRFHYVSTCYVSGRYAGAFGEDDLDVGQQFNNYYEETKFLAEVEVQTRRDQGMPTTIYRPSVVVGDSTTGQTQKYDGPYYALQLLLRQGRWAVMPTVGDPTLHRFNIVPSDFVIEAIATLSATDRSSGRVYNLADPRPLTVAELYATMADAVGCRMIPVPLPAGLARFAIDHVPGVHSLLRIPSSTIAYLNHPTYYLTANQADLDDTGVACPPVESYMPTLVEFMRRNPDISAAAMQ
- a CDS encoding ATP-binding protein, whose amino-acid sequence is MILRDRARERLSAALGRSPVVVLTGPRQAGKTTLARQVVTSPASNFFDLEDPRDDARLGDPTLTLPALEGTIVIDEAQRREDLFPILRVLVDADRRNGRFLVLGSASPDLVGLTSESLAGRVSLLELPGLHVTDVGADRLDELWTRGGLPPSFTADDDEASAMWREDYVRTFLERDLANLGVRIPATTMRRFWTMVAHYHGQTWNGAELARSLAVSEPTVRRYLDALTDALVIRQLQPWHANVGKRQVRSPKVYVRDSGLLHRLLGLDDRDAVLSHPKLGASWEGFVIEQLLTRAAMKDAWFWGTHAGAEIDLVFQHGSEWIGVEIKRSDAPRMTASIRNAIDDLNLSRVIVVHAGSTRYPITSRVEAVGAAEILSDGLSA